Genomic DNA from Solanum pennellii chromosome 3, SPENNV200:
GAAGGAGAGATTAATGACAATGCTGGCAAAATTAGATGCACCATGTTGGGGCAAAAagtgtttttttctctttttcattgCTGTTCTTTAGGCAAGGAATAAGCCAACCTAATCTGTTAAGCTAAATAACGGATTATTTCTGTCTAGCTATCCAAGTTCTATGTCTCATATCACTGACATCACTCCTTTTGTTTCATGTTGGTGTCATTTGCTGCAATCTTCTTTGCTTTTTCAATAAACTAGAAACTTCTTCAGATGAAATAGAAGCAGCTGAATTTATTGAGAAAAGGAGAAGTTATTGCAAAAAGGAAATACTCGCAAATAAGCCACCCTTTCTTTACACCTACAATGCTCTACTCCAACTAAAAACATTTAACTTTGTTTGATAGACGCAGCATCATCTCAATGAGGACTACTGACAACGCAAGATcgtaatttttatttctatttttgaaaCTGGCAACACACAAGTTCGTAACATACTCATAGGACAAATACAGCTATTCACTTTTTCTTGACATCAGCAATGAAGCTATGATGATTGAAGACACCTCTCTGTCCATGTTCAACTACATCAGTATAAAGATTGAATCATATAGAAAACCGCAAGAACAACTAGAAATACCTTTCGAATAGTTGCACCAGAACATCACCATTGCATACTGAAGAATGTTCATCTTCAAACCTCCACAGACATGCCTTTCGAACATATCAGCCTGAACCTTTTCCAAACTGTCATCAATTCGGAAAAACCAGCACATGAGGAAATGGTAATCAAAGTAGAAACATAGTACTGAATGTTTTCCCATAAAACCAATTTAGACGTGCAGAGCCAAGGTAGATCACCTTCGCAGAGAACAGTTATTTTCCATCACATGTGAATCAGTAAACCCTAATATCGATAATAGTTCTCTGGATACGTCTATGTTTCTTGTCACGAAGAGGTAGGTTGTGTCCCGTTCAAAGCACACTCTAGTTAAAAAAGGATGGAAGAGAATAAGATCTTCAGAAAAGTAGAAGACATGCAAATCAATGGAAGTGATGCAGAACCCACAAACCTTACAATCTGAAGTCCCAAACCCACAAAAATCTCTCTAGTCTGTTGTGTACCATGACAGCCAACCAATTTTAATCTTGAACCTGCGAAATTCCAACGTGCAAATAGTGTTTGTAAGCATGCAGCATCAGTTCATCGTCTCTAAAGTAGTAATGGAAAGAGAAAAGAACTTCACATCTTGCAAAATGTTCATACCACAGTAAAGCTAACCTGACCCATCACATGAGTTTTCAAGGAGTAGCAAATGTAACTTATGCTCACTGCTCAAGGTTACAGCTACCTTGCTGTACATTCAAGAATATTAAAGTAAATAATAGCGGAAGAAAACAGTAACTTAAATGACTACAGCGCAGAAAAGTAAAAGCATGTCAGTGCccataaaaataaactataaggAGCAACAATTCCTAGATAATATGATCCAGACATATGATACGTTTTAGCAAAACTAGAGTCAATGTTCTTGAACATCGCACGGAAAATAAAGCAGCCAATCAAAAGACTCAGAAAAGAGAACGCAAGTCAATTCTTAGGTAACGCGTAAGACTTGGCAGAAAACATCTGAATATCCTATCGAGGCATGCAATAATATTTAGTATATACACACTCATACTGGAGATACAACTTTCGTCTTACATGGTTCTAAAGACATGTACTTTCCTCATGCCAATTCCACAGATCCATCACCATCTAGTTTTTTTTATGATGCAGGACACACATTAGAGAACTCTTTCCACGTAGACCATTTCTTTTGCTGATGAATCAAATAATCATTTCACTTGATATGTGCACCAATATGGTGCCAAAAGGctgcaattttaatttttttttttaaatgcaaGTTGCAAATTTTTCAGCATTGATCTCATTTCCACTTGGACCAATTAAAAGAACTAATCAAACTAGTCCTCAATCATAAACCTATCGAagtttttccctccttgacataaatTAGTATAGTATATTTGACCTTAAACATGAATCAAAGAATTTCATTTATCCCTTTTGCTAGTAGACACGACAGACTTGAAAACCCATATGAAGTTCCCCAGTTTTTGTAAGCCCTGACTTGTCCTGAAAATCCAGATATATTCCAGACCCTTAAAGTTTCCATGAACCCCACCTCTCCAAGCCAAATATCACTTCTCGGTGCAATGAGATAGCTAAGCATGTTTTGGCGAGGGGGTGACAGCTGAAAAGAAAGGTTTTTTGAGCAGTGGCAGCTAGTAAGAGTTCAAACTTGGGTTAATACGTCAACACAATCTCAAGGAGTACGATAAATAAGCATGCAGGCTGATTATTTGAACACAAGAATTCAGAGAGCAAACTAAAATATCCTTCAGCAAAAAAGAAAGGTGACTATAATGAGATCTCATGATTGACACCCAAATTTGCCAACATGTAACTGACAATCTCATACCATTTATTAGAAGGGGACatagtaaaaaatgaaaatgtccGCCCTGTACAAAACTTTGTTCCATCTAATTAAAGATTTCGGGAATGGTACATCTACCTTTCACTGAACTGAGAGTCCTTCTCAAGCAAACAGTTGCATAAAACGTATCTCTGACAAGATTCATCAATTCCAGAATCAGCAGCTTTGTTGTTAAAGTAATTCTTAATTAGCTCCTCAGCCCCACAactgtcaagggattttctcaTCTCACTTTGGCTAAATGTTCCAACCCCCCTGTCTTGAATACCATTTGTATCCACATTTGATTTTTTAGGTTCTGCTTCCATATGTTCTTCAGACAATGAGATTATTCTCCTTGCAGGTTTCCTACGACGTTTCTTCTTTTCCAACCAATCAGGGTCCTGCTTCACAACTTGTACACTGTCTACACTTACATTTTCAGTAGAAAAATGCCCTTGCTGGGAGGAAGTGCCTGATTCTCTGACCACCGTGCAATTAGAGGTTCCCTTGGTGCCTAAACGTGCTGGGAAtctacaatttatttttatcggATACAATTCATGGCATACATCCATGGAAAGAAGCACTGGTGAGGGGCTTTCCACACTCATTTCTGAGACATTGTCGACAAGAGACTTATCAACCAGATGCATTGAGGTCAAATCAAGGCAATCGTCGTCACTACAGCTTGTATCACTATCTGAAGATGCAACTGAGAAGGAGTCAGCAGACATCTGCAGGAGTTCTTCTTCCAAGTTTTGGCGTCTGTGCAGAATGTCCTCCTTGTAGTGAGGAGGTGATCCTGTGCTAGCCAAGGATGATCGAGAATCCAAAATATTATCAGCACCAGTAGCGGGTGGAATATTGATTTTAGCACTCATTTTTAGACTCCTTTGGATTGAGAAGGATTCAGACTGAGGGGACATCGTATTTGGATGTAGAAGCACCTCATTATTTAGAGGGCTAAATTTATCCTGACGTTGGCTTCTAGTTATCTGAATTGAGTCTCCTGTGTGATTGCGAGGAAATATGGAAGCTGCTTCACCAATTTGGTTGGGGTAATGAAACATACTGATATTAGTGGGCGTCTCTGCAAATGAGTTGTCAGATTCTAGTATATTTGTGCTGCTGTCATCTCCAGAAACCAGCATTGAGTCGGATACATATTTTGAGGTCTCACCTAGCTGTTTGTCTCTAGTCTGATTCTTAACTTCATCAGCTCTGTGGTTACTGGAAACATTCTCTTTGCCTCTAGCAACTCCAATAAAATTGTCAGAAGAGTCATTTATCCAATCTTTGAACTCCCGCAGCCATTCATCAGACCTttccttcttcatattttcaatGCGGTTCATCAACTCAACTATTTCAGCTTCCTCGTCAGAAAGGGCATTCTCCTCCTTGGTTTGATTGTCAATATCAACAGAAACAGATTCTATATCGGAGCAAATGGAGGTGTTCTGTTCTTCAGTCTCAATACTAACCACGCGTGAGAGCCTCTTCTGCAATAGGCATATCAAGATGAGCACAGAACAGTCGACGCTtgtaaaagagaaaattaaaatgagAACCAAAGGAGTTACTGaccctttttgtattaatactTCCTTCTAGTTTGGCCCCATCTCTTGCTGGTGAATAAAATCCAAAGCTAGCAGGCCGCTTTTGCCTACTGGCAATGATAATCTGCCGCTGCCATGACTCACTTCTACAGATTTTCTTTTCATCAAGCTCAATCTGGAGTGTGCAATCATGAAAGAGAAAAATGGTTAAGTCAAGAGATTAAAAGGTGAGATGAAGAGGCACATTCCTCAGGCAACCTCTGCAGCAGAGgatggaaaaaaagaaaatcaagtagATAGAAAGAAACAGACAAGTGACACCAATAGCCAAAAGGCTTCAAAGATATAACTTACCTTCTCTGGACTAGGAAAGAAACTGAAGACTTGAGCTCTATACCAACGAGAGTAGCATAGAGGATTCCCCTCAAGCCACAAGCTTTGAAGAGAGGATAGACCAACAAGAATTTCCATCTCTAAGAGGTTGGAGATTATATTGTACGAAACATCAAGCCCCTGAAGTGACTTCAAACTTTCAATTCCACGCAAAGATGTGAGAGCATTGTTCCTCAAAACAAGCTTAACAATATGACATGAGACCTGCAGTGACAAAACCTCCATAAACCAACATGTTGGTAAGCATTGTCCCATGTACTTCATGCTCAAGTCAACTTCACCCATCAGAAATACAAGTGCTGGAacaactaaatattaaaaattatggcACATCATTCCAAAGTGCAGAATTAGCACTGGATAAATTCTATTTCATGAGAAGCTTTTCATAAGACAGAAATTTACAATTGAATATTCCTTTGGCTCTAATGAATTCAAAccttccaattttttttgtttttttgatagGTCATTTTCCGAGCAAATGATTATAAGACCAAGTTGGAAGGAAAATCTCTGAGACTATACTCAAGTAATTTACTACATGTTTCATTACATGCTTAAGTAAATAGTATTGGTGGCATAGTTGAAGTATACGCAAGCTGTTCTGACATCACCAATATAATAAGTAAATAGTAATTGGACACCATCTGATTTAGTTAAGGCATTTTCCCCTTTCCTTGTTCTTCACTCCACAAAGGAGGAGCAGCGAGTTTCTAGTTACTAATCAGATACTTGACAAGAAAGCAATTTTACTAAATTGTTTACAATTGACATTTTACTAAATTGTTTACAATTGACAGTGGCACGGTATTCATAACTGCTCAAAATTTCTTAAATCTTTTGTACTCATCCTCAATACCAGTCTGCGCATGAATATGCTTGAGACTTGAGAGGTGATGAATCTATTGACTTGGCAATCATATGAACCATAGCACTCGCTTTACGGAGATACTATTTTATTTGTGGCTTGGTCAACACAATTCCCAAACTTATGAAGCTGTATGATAGTAATGAGCGACAAGATATGAAATTCTTTGGTACTCATAGCAAATATTGTTCTTTTTAAGAGACATACCCCACTAAAGGAAACGATATTTCTGAGGTGGTTGAAGCCAAGATCCAGGTGCTTCAATTTGGTGCACTTCCGCAGATTATCCAACTTGGCAAACTTGTTTCTGCTCAAATCAAGAGTCTCAACAGCAGGAAGAAGTTGCAAGGACTCGTCCATCAGAACCAAGCCATTGCAGGCACATGATATAAACGATAACCGATTCCAGTGTGGAGAATTTCTTATATCAGCAATTCTACTTGCAAATACATGCTTAAGAGCATCCTGAAACAATGAATCACAGAAGTAAATGAAGAGCCAAAAAGCAATAGCACTTGTAATCCACATGCAAACTACAAACTCACTGTAGAATTATGACATATCAACTTTTCCAAGGTATGCCTTAATTCCAAAAGTCCTCTAGCAGCGGAGGTTGACAGATCACATCCTCTAAGCTCCAAAACCTTGAGTCTACCAAAAGGCAAAAGCGACAACGGCGTAGGATCCCTTCCAGGAGGAGGAAGCACAGATACCACCTTGAGCGAGGCAAGGAGACGAAGAATCCGTCGAAGCCGCTCAAGCGCACGATGGTCACCCAAATCAGATACATAAGCACGCAAATAATCAACAGGTGCACCTGAAATAAGACTCTCAAGCTCCGACAAGGACTCAAGCCTGGAGTGCACGTAGTGAAGCCCAATTGGATTCAATTTCAACACCAACGTCCCTTCGATCAATGACTCTACATTGTTCTCCACAAATTTCACAAGTGAATCTAAGTATCTATCTCCGGTAACAAGCACCATCATGTAAATTAGGGTTCCGGTAACAATTAGAGCGTTTCAAATTAAGGAGAGAAACGGAGGTTTTGGAGGAATCGAAGGGAGAGAAACGGCCATGGCTGTTCAAGTCGCTAAGAAAGAATGACGAAAGGGATCCGGTTTTGGGTTAATGATTGGGTTTAGACCGGTTACTTGGTGGGGTTAGCCAAGCAATTTGCTGGTAGACACGTGGCGTGTCTGGGTGGGACCACGACGCGTTTATCGGACATATccctaaattcatttttttttaggttgtattcgatatttatattaaaattttcgCTAACGtaacaataacaataagaaTTAAGTAAGCCTACAATTGTACTATGGTCCATATTAATAGTCCAttcaagctattaatctatttaaattttcatgtcaCATCACTTCAATAAGTGAATTTGTTAGCCGATTTTGTCAAACTTTGTATCCCATATGTTGAATTTTTCAAACCTGAGAATTAATATTCTTTGTATTGATGCCCATGTGTCATAGGCTCATTAACTTTATTACCATAGTTAAGTTGAAAATAGTATATTATGTCATTAATcatttatatcaaaaatattgttAGAAGTTAACATtgttatttgtaaattttatagCAAATATGacgttattattgttgttgatgtACCATCGACTAATGCAATGGATGGTtggatttttcaaaataattgcTTTACTCAAATTAGTcgaattaatatttattggataattaaaaaataaaataacaataaacgacttatatataaaataaaaataagaataaaagcAAGCTTTTACATTTATTTGGATTCATTTGCTTTGAATGAGACACGAGAATAGTACTTTTGAAGACTAAAGTAGTATGTCGTAAATggaataaaacataaaattgattattaacctttttaaaaaaattaagttggcAGAATGATTAGATATGAAGTTGTTATTCATTATTGTGATCTACTACCAAATATAGTATTGTAGCTtgatgttttatataatttaaaaaaaaaaaaagatagaaagtTTCTTTAAAATAAGTGTATTGGCGTATTTGAAtttaatcaagaaaattaattatttttccgttttaaaaataataattatatttcttttttaatctgTTTTAGAAAGAATGATCTCTCCTCTTTTTTAGTTACATTTTAGTTTCAGCTTGGCAGGTTACATGTTTAAAATCACAAGATTGAATGACAATTTAGTACacttaacataattttaatttagaaatacaaaattcaaaaatttattttattttttaaaattttgagtcGAGTTAAACCAGATTTGAAACGAATGAGCGAATAACTTTCAATTCTATTGACTCTGATCTTATTAGATAGTCAACTTGCAATATGTTTCTTGTTTGATAAGGAAttagttttattataataaacGAAAAGGAATATACCAAGCAAGTATCCTTACACgtcaatatttttcaaattgttcattttttaagTGCTTCAAAATTAAGTAAACAATACTTCCGTCGTCTTCACAtactttttaattaagaaatgattaataaaataataacttatttatatcatttttttttggatttaatgaatttaatttttttaaaatatattggaATATAACTagaattaataataaaagaattaaaattaagtaatatCATGtcttaattattcaaattaGACGACCAAAAAAACTAATCttaactttatatttttaaaaaatattttttaacccTTTCCGAAGGAGTTATCGCCTTTTTGGTCTATTGCTAACTCAAACTAACAACTTTTATAGTGAAAATGAATCAGTTTATAGTGACGAAAACTTATTATTTAAGTTAAACCCTTCTCGAATAATATAACTATgccattgaaataaaaaatgaaattacctttccaaatttttattttacatatttaaactttataaagCCCATTTATCATGATAtgtaattaaagaaaaagaatgtgATTGTTTTTTAGTACTGCTACTTCTTAATACAGCATTGACCTCGTTTACATCGAatcttgaaaaatgaaatatccaatttataaaattaatcaaaataaccTGAGAAAAGAACAGGTTTCACATGAATATTGGTGCTGATCATGTGAAATGGCATCAATTGCATATACATGAAATAACATAACATGATATACATATTGAGAATATAAACTTATAGTTTATTCGAAAATATAACTCCAAATAAGAGGATATAATAATGgagaataagaataaaatattaacagaTAGTTGAACTAGtctacttattattattattatacttttattatttattaagtattgcatttttttatttcaattatcgTATTATAGTGTTggtatatatcattttttaatctcaatgtttttaGCAGGTCTTCAGgatattttttcatcaatacTTAATTTTACTATGTTTTATTTGAGCATATGATTTATCGACACGGAGAAAGGTCATTTGGGAGGGAGTATCCGAAGAAATAGTCTAcgtatatatgtatgatattatttagttcatatattgataaaatttcaagtctatgtataactaattcatgaatTAGGTGCATGATATTGGTATTACATGgtgtataattaatatcatgGAATTAATATATGTACAGATAAAATAACTTCTCAAatcattttgtttaattttttttgtagtgaatatattttaataaattagctttcattgtttattatttattatttaaagagAGTTGTTTGTTGCTAAATAAATCCAATacaaatcaatacaatatttGAAATATCAGTTGTTTAATATTTACCAATTGAAAAGGCTAGATATAACCGAATTATGTTTGTGATCTTTATTGTATGTATtatttgttgatatatatgtgattttataattCTTTGTATTTTGAACGATTTATAAAAATTGCGTACATATCAAAATTATAGCTTGCAATTTTATGtgtaaatatatatgatttatttgattttactATTGTTAACTGTCTTTCGTTTATAAATGTAGACGGTCTATCTTTTTTAAATCGAAAATTGACGTATTGTAAGATATCAATTTATTAAGACAAAAAGTTATTTACCCTCAAATATTTCAAGTGAGAAAATAGCaaacatgacaacaaaattgTTCTTCTCCTACTTCTCCTACCTAGTTAGAAGACCATAAGAAATACTATTATCGGATAAAATTATCTACATTTACCCAATTGCCTAAAATAGAAAATCTCATAATAATTCAAGGATATAATtggaaataagttttttttgtgtgtattctGATTCAAAAACAAGATTATgtagaaaataataaatcaaacacgtgataaaaaataaaggcataatacatatattatatccTAAACTTggctttaaattttaactttaacctccaactttc
This window encodes:
- the LOC107014771 gene encoding uncharacterized protein LOC107014771 isoform X2, coding for MMVLVTGDRYLDSLVKFVENNVESLIEGTLVLKLNPIGLHYVHSRLESLSELESLISGAPVDYLRAYVSDLGDHRALERLRRILRLLASLKVVSVLPPPGRDPTPLSLLPFGRLKVLELRGCDLSTSAARGLLELRHTLEKLICHNSTDALKHVFASRIADIRNSPHWNRLSFISCACNGLVLMDESLQLLPAVETLDLSRNKFAKLDNLRKCTKLKHLDLGFNHLRNIVSFSGVSCHIVKLVLRNNALTSLRGIESLKSLQGLDVSYNIISNLLEMEILVGLSSLQSLWLEGNPLCYSRWYRAQVFSFFPSPEKIELDEKKICRSESWQRQIIIASRQKRPASFGFYSPARDGAKLEGSINTKRKRLSRVVSIETEEQNTSICSDIESVSVDIDNQTKEENALSDEEAEIVELMNRIENMKKERSDEWLREFKDWINDSSDNFIGVARGKENVSSNHRADEVKNQTRDKQLGETSKYVSDSMLVSGDDSSTNILESDNSFAETPTNISMFHYPNQIGEAASIFPRNHTGDSIQITRSQRQDKFSPLNNEVLLHPNTMSPQSESFSIQRSLKMSAKINIPPATGADNILDSRSSLASTGSPPHYKEDILHRRQNLEEELLQMSADSFSVASSDSDTSCSDDDCLDLTSMHLVDKSLVDNVSEMSVESPSPVLLSMDVCHELYPIKINCRFPARLGTKGTSNCTVVRESGTSSQQGHFSTENVSVDSVQVVKQDPDWLEKKKRRRKPARRIISLSEEHMEAEPKKSNVDTNGIQDRGVGTFSQSEMRKSLDSCGAEELIKNYFNNKAADSGIDESCQRYVLCNCLLEKDSQFSESKVAVTLSSEHKLHLLLLENSCDGSGSRLKLVGCHGTQQTREIFVGLGLQIVRVCFERDTTYLFVTRNIDVSRELLSILGFTDSHVMENNCSLRSLEKVQADMFERHVCGGLKMNILQYAMVMFWCNYSKEDSWMGRSLFVLGRHLLLCREDVILLGSLSESASCSSYFSLDWCCSIVSVSEVVIETADCYCVTLTLEGVMSEFPLSLKEGKVVKNTKLMKRKPVSGPLKWKLKWFSEESLFKFVALLKALRSETTTSALLVYCQ
- the LOC107014771 gene encoding uncharacterized protein LOC107014771 isoform X1, which produces MMVLVTGDRYLDSLVKFVENNVESLIEGTLVLKLNPIGLHYVHSRLESLSELESLISGAPVDYLRAYVSDLGDHRALERLRRILRLLASLKVVSVLPPPGRDPTPLSLLPFGRLKVLELRGCDLSTSAARGLLELRHTLEKLICHNSTDALKHVFASRIADIRNSPHWNRLSFISCACNGLVLMDESLQLLPAVETLDLSRNKFAKLDNLRKCTKLKHLDLGFNHLRNIVSFSGVLSLQVSCHIVKLVLRNNALTSLRGIESLKSLQGLDVSYNIISNLLEMEILVGLSSLQSLWLEGNPLCYSRWYRAQVFSFFPSPEKIELDEKKICRSESWQRQIIIASRQKRPASFGFYSPARDGAKLEGSINTKRKRLSRVVSIETEEQNTSICSDIESVSVDIDNQTKEENALSDEEAEIVELMNRIENMKKERSDEWLREFKDWINDSSDNFIGVARGKENVSSNHRADEVKNQTRDKQLGETSKYVSDSMLVSGDDSSTNILESDNSFAETPTNISMFHYPNQIGEAASIFPRNHTGDSIQITRSQRQDKFSPLNNEVLLHPNTMSPQSESFSIQRSLKMSAKINIPPATGADNILDSRSSLASTGSPPHYKEDILHRRQNLEEELLQMSADSFSVASSDSDTSCSDDDCLDLTSMHLVDKSLVDNVSEMSVESPSPVLLSMDVCHELYPIKINCRFPARLGTKGTSNCTVVRESGTSSQQGHFSTENVSVDSVQVVKQDPDWLEKKKRRRKPARRIISLSEEHMEAEPKKSNVDTNGIQDRGVGTFSQSEMRKSLDSCGAEELIKNYFNNKAADSGIDESCQRYVLCNCLLEKDSQFSESKVAVTLSSEHKLHLLLLENSCDGSGSRLKLVGCHGTQQTREIFVGLGLQIVRVCFERDTTYLFVTRNIDVSRELLSILGFTDSHVMENNCSLRSLEKVQADMFERHVCGGLKMNILQYAMVMFWCNYSKEDSWMGRSLFVLGRHLLLCREDVILLGSLSESASCSSYFSLDWCCSIVSVSEVVIETADCYCVTLTLEGVMSEFPLSLKEGKVVKNTKLMKRKPVSGPLKWKLKWFSEESLFKFVALLKALRSETTTSALLVYCQ